In one Arenibacter antarcticus genomic region, the following are encoded:
- a CDS encoding McrC family protein, producing the protein MINLFEYKNSEEFKEKHFDVLEIFLDSIWAKREKSSYYFNDEENRVEQQRFIQFLHKTKTLKSNKYVGVIHFEGETINLLPKIFFKEGETTTNDVKAINRHVLWWLSYCRRLKFPNYLSGLNSEKADFFEILIYLFSKYTRELINSSIYQRYTEVNRELNFVKGRVDFNTYNNNNLARGRHHKISCEFDAFEMDNEFNRCLKFVSKLLLSATKENQSRRFLNDILFILDEVEDVNVSVDKMKRMSFNPMFSNFETIRDYCVLFLDNSVSFNYKNSLKIFAFLLPMEYVFEDFIFGFMDREIDEIKAQSQIGINYLDEEKNFKLRPDLHLTFGNRSLIADTKYKIAYSDDSDQKKGISQNDLYQMLAYAVRFKANEIILYYPNTVNKEESENSELSIIDELAVDQLIHVKSFQLPIINFDLFKESYDCKASLALDFEFTKDKLVRAILKSLSLS; encoded by the coding sequence ATGATTAACCTTTTTGAATATAAAAATAGTGAGGAGTTCAAGGAAAAACATTTTGATGTTTTAGAAATATTTCTTGATAGTATTTGGGCAAAAAGAGAAAAATCCAGTTATTACTTTAATGACGAAGAAAATAGAGTAGAACAACAACGCTTTATTCAATTTCTGCATAAAACGAAGACATTAAAGTCTAATAAGTATGTTGGAGTTATTCATTTTGAAGGTGAAACTATCAATTTACTTCCAAAAATATTCTTTAAAGAAGGCGAAACGACTACTAATGATGTAAAGGCTATAAATAGGCATGTATTATGGTGGTTAAGCTATTGTAGAAGACTTAAATTTCCAAATTATCTTTCGGGATTGAATAGTGAAAAAGCAGATTTTTTTGAGATATTAATATATCTGTTTAGTAAATACACACGAGAACTTATTAATTCTTCCATTTATCAAAGGTATACTGAAGTAAATAGGGAATTAAACTTTGTAAAAGGCCGCGTAGATTTTAATACCTATAACAATAATAATTTAGCACGAGGAAGACACCATAAAATTAGTTGCGAATTTGATGCTTTTGAAATGGACAATGAGTTTAATAGATGCTTAAAGTTTGTGTCTAAACTATTGTTGTCTGCTACTAAAGAAAACCAAAGCAGACGTTTTTTAAACGATATTTTGTTTATTCTAGATGAAGTTGAGGATGTTAATGTATCAGTAGATAAAATGAAGCGAATGTCATTTAATCCGATGTTTTCAAACTTTGAAACCATTCGCGATTATTGCGTGTTGTTTTTAGATAATAGTGTGTCTTTTAATTATAAAAATTCCTTAAAAATTTTTGCGTTTCTATTGCCAATGGAATATGTGTTTGAAGATTTTATTTTTGGTTTTATGGATAGAGAAATAGATGAAATAAAAGCACAATCTCAAATAGGTATTAATTATTTAGATGAAGAAAAGAATTTTAAATTAAGACCAGATTTGCACCTGACCTTCGGTAATAGAAGTCTTATTGCTGATACCAAATACAAAATTGCTTACTCTGACGACTCTGACCAAAAAAAAGGCATTTCTCAAAATGATTTGTACCAAATGCTAGCCTATGCGGTAAGGTTTAAGGCTAATGAAATTATATTGTATTATCCAAATACAGTTAATAAAGAAGAATCCGAAAATTCAGAACTATCAATAATTGATGAATTAGCAGTGGATCAATTAATCCATGTTAAATCGTTTCAGTTACCTATAATCAATTTTGATTTATTTAAGGAATCATATGATTGTAAGGCATCATTGGCTTTGGATTTTGAATTTACAAAAGATAAGTTGGTGCGGGCTATTCTTAAATCTTTAAGTTTGTCTTAA
- a CDS encoding AAA family ATPase: protein MTFHETILQKLLQYRETHPNFNFLTRQRSGTGKRFESGHWFQGNDSYAFVGLINASGGSNRTRSVGITIIPIQNGYSCHLEIVFNEEKDKELIACYKALAKSFKGVKSVGETKYHVKIGNISDSDFSDIYSFLDNNYELILNKFRISGKKSVLVSDKKFEQVIKRINEYRIRKKSYSKNNNMPKISLNQIFYGPPGTGKTYNTILEAAKIITQDEYINYDDAQKVFNNHLGGRIEFITFHQNYSYEDFIQGLRPDTEASGELSFFKSDGVFKKIADRALKNLQDSENPESAKKEFDKVFYELIKPLNDGKVEELEIKMKQTSFYITQVGEKSIEFRKNQGDSKHTLSINTLRKMYDKGVNDIILGGLQPYYNPILKLLLEKGKRDVLPVEKQNYVIIIDEINRANISRVFGELITLIEKDKRSHGKLPITATLPSGEPFIVPSNLYIIGTMNTADKSIALLDIALRRRFEFKAMYPKYEIPDKKNPQS from the coding sequence ATGACATTCCACGAAACAATTTTGCAGAAACTACTTCAGTATAGGGAAACTCATCCTAATTTTAATTTCCTTACCCGTCAACGAAGCGGTACCGGAAAACGTTTCGAGAGCGGCCATTGGTTTCAGGGTAATGATAGCTACGCTTTTGTTGGTCTTATCAATGCTAGTGGTGGGAGCAATAGAACAAGAAGTGTAGGTATTACCATAATTCCAATTCAAAATGGCTACTCCTGCCATTTGGAGATTGTATTTAATGAAGAAAAAGACAAAGAACTCATCGCGTGCTATAAAGCATTGGCGAAAAGTTTCAAAGGAGTTAAATCTGTAGGAGAAACGAAATATCATGTCAAAATTGGGAATATAAGTGATAGTGACTTTTCCGATATCTACTCTTTTTTGGATAATAATTATGAACTGATTTTGAATAAATTTAGAATTAGTGGCAAGAAATCGGTTCTTGTTTCAGATAAGAAATTTGAGCAGGTAATAAAGAGAATTAATGAATACAGAATTAGAAAAAAATCCTATTCAAAAAATAATAACATGCCAAAAATATCTTTAAACCAAATTTTTTACGGCCCACCAGGAACTGGAAAAACTTATAATACCATTTTAGAAGCTGCTAAAATAATCACACAAGACGAATACATTAATTATGATGATGCTCAAAAAGTTTTTAATAATCATTTAGGCGGACGTATTGAGTTTATAACCTTTCATCAAAACTATAGTTACGAAGATTTTATTCAAGGTTTACGTCCGGATACAGAAGCAAGTGGTGAGTTATCTTTTTTTAAGAGTGACGGTGTATTTAAAAAAATAGCCGATAGAGCACTTAAAAACTTGCAAGATTCTGAAAATCCTGAATCTGCAAAAAAAGAATTTGACAAGGTATTTTATGAATTAATAAAACCTTTAAACGATGGAAAGGTAGAGGAGCTTGAAATAAAAATGAAGCAAACCTCATTTTACATTACGCAGGTTGGAGAGAAATCTATAGAATTTAGAAAGAATCAGGGTGATTCTAAGCATACTCTTAGTATCAATACATTAAGAAAAATGTATGACAAAGGTGTTAATGATATTATACTAGGAGGCTTGCAACCATATTACAATCCTATTTTGAAGCTCCTATTAGAAAAAGGAAAAAGAGACGTACTGCCTGTTGAAAAGCAAAATTATGTCATAATAATAGATGAAATAAATAGGGCAAACATTTCTAGAGTTTTTGGAGAGCTTATAACACTTATTGAAAAAGATAAACGGTCTCATGGGAAATTACCAATTACTGCAACCTTACCATCTGGTGAACCATTTATTGTACCGTCCAACTTGTATATTATTGGTACTATGAATACTGCAGATAAATCTATTGCACTTTTAGATATTGCCTTACGACGTCGTTTTGAGTTTAAAGCAATGTATCCCAAATATGAAATACCAGACAAAAAAAATCCACAAAGCTGA